In the Diachasmimorpha longicaudata isolate KC_UGA_2023 chromosome 1, iyDiaLong2, whole genome shotgun sequence genome, one interval contains:
- the LOC135165889 gene encoding protein-S-isoprenylcysteine O-methyltransferase, whose product MTLCKDGQISLGCFLAASVLVGLPEVLLRIEFDSYLHDLFRNIWFIHVFQFVFLNLLVLLAFRGFVYQVAVRSVFLGYTLGIGIIIALFAPESWKCFGMYMSVLSTFHYSEFLAIAWSNPKAVSIDSFVLRHSVAYGIAAGSSWLEFFIERQYFPGMKEISFITYLGMLMCACGEALRKLAMFTAKHNFNHLVQTEKSADHELVTHGVYKLCRHPSYVGWFYWSIGTQLILQNPFCLLAYTIASWRFFHDRVVLEEITLLNFFGDDYVNYQKEVGTGLPFISGYKIDT is encoded by the exons ATGACACTTTGCAAAGACGGACAAATTAGTTTAGGATGTTTTCTCGCAGCTTCTGTCCTCGTTGGCCTGCCTGAAGTCCTGTTGAGGATCGAGTTCGACTCCTATCTCCatgatttattcagaaatatttGGTTTATACATGtctttcaatttgtttttctaaatttacTGGTGTTGCTGGCTTTCAGAGGATTTGTTTACCAA GTTGCTGTGAGGTCTGTCTTCCTGGGATACACCCTCGGCATAGGAATTATAATAGCCCTATTTGCCCCAGAATCGTGGAAATGCTTTGGAATGTACATGTCAGTTCTCTCGACCTTTCATTACTCTGAATTCTTGGCGATCGCATGGTCAAATCCAAAAGCAGTCTCCATTGACAGCTTTGTATTGAGGCACAGTGTGGCATATGGAATTGCTGCTGGTTCCAGTTggcttgaatttttcatcgagaGGCAGTACTTCCCAGGCATGAAGGAAATCTCCTTCATCACATATTTAGGTATGCTTATGTGTGCCTGTGGGGAGGCCCTCAGAAAACTGGCCATGTTCACTGCGAAACACAATTTCAATCATCTCGTGCAGACTGAAAAGTCTGCTGATCATGAACTGGTGACTCATGGCGTCTACAAGCTCTGTCGGCATCCCAGTTATGTGGGATGGTTCTACTGGTCCATCGGGACTCAG TTAATTCTCCAGAATCCATTCTGTCTTCTAGCATATACAATAGCATCCTGGAGGTTCTTCCATGACCGTGTAGTTCTAGAGGAGATCACACTTTTAAACTTCTTCGGTGATGACTATGTCAATTATCAAAAAGAAGTCGGCACTGGCTTACCTTTTATCTCCGGCTACAAAATCGATACGTAG
- the LOC135165858 gene encoding basement membrane-specific heparan sulfate proteoglycan core protein-like isoform X2, producing MNFNPSDNGDVILAYCSETDEGVGDFVAVVIKDRHVEFRFDAGSGTAVVRSNYIIQPGVWTKVTIYRDFKSGKLSVNGERYVKGHSPGTAKLVTLNTPVYIGGVNRTKIKISKNVNVTRHFHGCINELAIYGEDLHLLNSTIDLANIEDCEIPAIPWSHSSPLPTVPIFRHETPSPSVIYTSMTPVYNPCDENPCQHGLCQISDSYNGYSCTCEYGYVGINCENVLRQCEMLKPCKNGGSCLEMRGAYKCDCPLRFTGNSCEKQVEIAYDVAFRGDGWLELDRTVMTHEEEREVMGFEISTNRTHGLIMWHGQPANDLNPDDYIALGIIDGYIEYQYNLGSGPALIRVTSQRVDDGERHRIILKRQGTDGSIELNGEHTESGVSDGLKRILNARGNVYLGGVPDYAMTYGRYYSGLSGCIYTLEVQDSGAIDIGEKSIRGKNVFPCTRRI from the exons ATGAATTTCAATCCCTCGGATAATGGAGACGTGATACTTGCGTATTGCTCAGAAACTGATGAGGGTGTTGGTGACTTTGTAGCTGTTGTGATAAAGGATCGACACGTTGAATTTCGTTTTGATGCAGGAAGTGGAACGGCTGTGGTAAGATCGAATTACATTATTCAACCGGGTGTTTGGACCAAGGTCACGATCTATCGAGATTttaaaagtggaaaattatcGGTTAATGGTGAGAGATACGTTAAGGGACATTCGCCTGGAACTGCTAAACTAGTAACGTTAAATACTCCTGTTTATATTGGAGGTGTCAACAGGACTAAAATCAAAATAAGTAAGAATGTCAATGTAACAAGACATTTTCATGGCTGCATCAATGAG TTGGCGATATATGGAGAAGATTTACACCTGTTAAACTCGACAATTGACCTAGCTAACATTGAAGACTGTGAAATACCAGCAATACCTTGGAGTCACAGTTCACCACTTCCAACTGTTCCAATATTCCGTCACGAAACTCCGTCGCCCTCAGTAATTTACACATCGATGACTCCTGTCTACAATCCATGTGATGAGAATCCATGTCAACATGGGCTCTGCCAAATTTCTGACAGCTACAATGGCTATTCTTGCACGTGTGAATATGGATACGTGGGAATTAATTGTGAAAATGTGCTTAGACAATGCGAAATGCTGAAACCTTGTAAAAATGGAGGGAGTTGTTTGGAAATGCGTGGAGCTTATAAATGCGATTGTCCACTTCGGTTTACTGGCAACAGTTGTGAAAAAC aGGTAGAAATAGCTTATGATGTCGCATTCAGAGGAGACGGCTGGTTGGAACTGGATCGTACTGTGATGACACATGAGGAAGAACGTGAAGTAATGGGCTTTGAGATATCGACTAACAGAACTCATGGGCTGATAATGTGGCATGGGCAGCCGGCGAACGATCTTAACCCAGATGATTACATTGCTCTTGGAATTATTGATGG ATACATCGAGTATCAGTATAATTTGGGCTCAGGTCCAGCTTTAATTCGCGTAACATCCCAGCGTGTGGACGACGGTGAACGCCACAGAATAATTCTGAAACGTCAAGGTACCGATGGTAGTATTGAATTAAATGGTGAGCATACCGAGAGTGGTGTTAGCGATGGATTAAAGCGAATACTTAATGCACGTGGCAACGTATATCTCGGTGGTGTGCCGGATTATGCCATGACATATGGAAGATACTACAGCGGCTTGTCTGGCTGTATTTATACACTCGAAGTTCAGGACTCGGGTGCTATTGATATTGGGGAAAAGTCTATTaggggaaaaaatgtttttccctgTACGCG AAGAATATAA
- the LOC135165858 gene encoding basement membrane-specific heparan sulfate proteoglycan core protein-like isoform X1, which produces MNFNPSDNGDVILAYCSETDEGVGDFVAVVIKDRHVEFRFDAGSGTAVVRSNYIIQPGVWTKVTIYRDFKSGKLSVNGERYVKGHSPGTAKLVTLNTPVYIGGVNRTKIKISKNVNVTRHFHGCINELAIYGEDLHLLNSTIDLANIEDCEIPAIPWSHSSPLPTVPIFRHETPSPSVIYTSMTPVYNPCDENPCQHGLCQISDSYNGYSCTCEYGYVGINCENVLRQCEMLKPCKNGGSCLEMRGAYKCDCPLRFTGNSCEKQVEIAYDVAFRGDGWLELDRTVMTHEEEREVMGFEISTNRTHGLIMWHGQPANDLNPDDYIALGIIDGYIEYQYNLGSGPALIRVTSQRVDDGERHRIILKRQGTDGSIELNGEHTESGVSDGLKRILNARGNVYLGGVPDYAMTYGRYYSGLSGCIYTLEVQDSGAIDIGEKSIRGKNVFPCTRVRWNPSSLVFTDSDTDGFDAFIPPPPVNIIHPKPTVNLASYYSKNCNPRIMIQLMCNSLIAATVPRNVLTVSMNIILGNFVEYWLIYY; this is translated from the exons ATGAATTTCAATCCCTCGGATAATGGAGACGTGATACTTGCGTATTGCTCAGAAACTGATGAGGGTGTTGGTGACTTTGTAGCTGTTGTGATAAAGGATCGACACGTTGAATTTCGTTTTGATGCAGGAAGTGGAACGGCTGTGGTAAGATCGAATTACATTATTCAACCGGGTGTTTGGACCAAGGTCACGATCTATCGAGATTttaaaagtggaaaattatcGGTTAATGGTGAGAGATACGTTAAGGGACATTCGCCTGGAACTGCTAAACTAGTAACGTTAAATACTCCTGTTTATATTGGAGGTGTCAACAGGACTAAAATCAAAATAAGTAAGAATGTCAATGTAACAAGACATTTTCATGGCTGCATCAATGAG TTGGCGATATATGGAGAAGATTTACACCTGTTAAACTCGACAATTGACCTAGCTAACATTGAAGACTGTGAAATACCAGCAATACCTTGGAGTCACAGTTCACCACTTCCAACTGTTCCAATATTCCGTCACGAAACTCCGTCGCCCTCAGTAATTTACACATCGATGACTCCTGTCTACAATCCATGTGATGAGAATCCATGTCAACATGGGCTCTGCCAAATTTCTGACAGCTACAATGGCTATTCTTGCACGTGTGAATATGGATACGTGGGAATTAATTGTGAAAATGTGCTTAGACAATGCGAAATGCTGAAACCTTGTAAAAATGGAGGGAGTTGTTTGGAAATGCGTGGAGCTTATAAATGCGATTGTCCACTTCGGTTTACTGGCAACAGTTGTGAAAAAC aGGTAGAAATAGCTTATGATGTCGCATTCAGAGGAGACGGCTGGTTGGAACTGGATCGTACTGTGATGACACATGAGGAAGAACGTGAAGTAATGGGCTTTGAGATATCGACTAACAGAACTCATGGGCTGATAATGTGGCATGGGCAGCCGGCGAACGATCTTAACCCAGATGATTACATTGCTCTTGGAATTATTGATGG ATACATCGAGTATCAGTATAATTTGGGCTCAGGTCCAGCTTTAATTCGCGTAACATCCCAGCGTGTGGACGACGGTGAACGCCACAGAATAATTCTGAAACGTCAAGGTACCGATGGTAGTATTGAATTAAATGGTGAGCATACCGAGAGTGGTGTTAGCGATGGATTAAAGCGAATACTTAATGCACGTGGCAACGTATATCTCGGTGGTGTGCCGGATTATGCCATGACATATGGAAGATACTACAGCGGCTTGTCTGGCTGTATTTATACACTCGAAGTTCAGGACTCGGGTGCTATTGATATTGGGGAAAAGTCTATTaggggaaaaaatgtttttccctgTACGCG AGTAAGATGGAATCCCTCCTCTTTGGTATTCACTGACAGTGATACTGACGGTTTCGATGCATTCATACCACCTCCACCCGTCAACATAATCCACCCAAAACCTACTGTTAATTTAGCTTCATACTATTCTAAAAATTGCAATCCCCGGATTATGATTCAGCTAATGTGCAATAGTCTTATCGCTGCAACAGTGCCTCGCAATGTCTTGACGGTCTCAATGAATATAATCCTAGGAAATTTCGTTGAATATTGGTTAATCTATTATTAG